From a region of the Dictyostelium discoideum AX4 chromosome 2 chromosome, whole genome shotgun sequence genome:
- a CDS encoding hypothetical protein (Similar to Homo sapiens (Human). mucin 2 (Intestinal mucin 2)), with protein sequence MKLLLSILIVLILKSSNVNSYGESDSQGNPCSLERESHNLINLARMFPVQYKTSFMNGYSGLSSVLSSYSAVPPLYMDNLLNRMSKAHSFDMSLKNCFSHSDCNGTSIGQRFNKWSTEGTWAENIAAGNKDGISTNNQLICDSPSGNKVCTPDGSGQDGHRKNIMGEDYQILGVGYYYTSSSTYNTYWTQDFTSSSNLPTNPIYSGYHTFYPSATIPKFIAMVYSETQTISTMSIVFVGSIGSADSKLPMELTYGNPSYAAYTYTPSTYTVACQKYYFQGTTSNDSTIRYPDTGYLQVSKDTTCLGWSISSSVSLNVNLGLENPSQTEIAIKFETSTPKATYPPQRNWNWFWDYKLLSKNNNQQQQQQQQQQQQQEEEFQQDEEFYSSTSKLIVNSSVILIAIFIISLLF encoded by the coding sequence atgaaattattattatcaattttaattgtattaattttaaaaagttcaAATGTTAATTCATATGGTGAATCAGATTCTCAAGGTAATCCATGTTCACTTGAAAGAGAATCACATAATTTGATTAACTTGGCAAGAATGTTTCCAGTTCAATACAAGACATCATTTATGAATGGTTATTCTGGTTTATCATCAGTGTTAAGTTCATATTCAGCCGTTCCACCACTTTATAtggataatttattaaatcgtATGTCAAAAGCTCACTCATTTGATATGTCATTAAAGAATTGTTTTAGTCATAGTGATTGTAATGGTACATCAATTGGTCAAAGATTTAACAAGTGGTCTACTGAAGGTACATGGGCTGAAAATATTGCAGCTGGAAATAAAGATGGAATCAGcacaaataatcaattaatttgtGATTCACCAAGTGGAAATAAAGTATGTACACCAGATGGTAGTGGTCAAGATGGTCACAGAAAGAATATCATGGGTGaagattatcaaattttaggTGTTGGTTATTATTACACATCATCGTCAACCTATAATACTTATTGGACTCAAGATTTTACAAGTTCTTCAAATTTACCAACCAATCCAATTTATTCTGGTTATCATACTTTTTATCCATCTGCAACAATTCCAAAATTCATTGCTATGGTTTATAGTGAAACTCAAACCATTTCAACAATGTCAATTGTTTTTGTAGGTTCAATTGGTAGTGCTGATTCAAAGTTACCAATGGAATTAACCTATGGTAATCCATCATATGCCGCTTATACCTATACCCCATCGACCTATACCGTAGCATgtcaaaaatattatttccaAGGTACTACAAGCAATGATTCAACCATTAGATATCCAGATACTGGTTATCTTCAAGTTAGTAAAGATACAACATGTTTAGGATGGTCAATTAGCTCCTCTGTATCTTTAAATGTAAATCTAGGTTTAGAAAATCCAAGTCAAACTGAAATTgctattaaatttgaaactaGTACTCCAAAAGCAACATATCCACCACAAAGAAATTGGAATTGGTTTTGggattataaattattaagtaaaaataataatcaacaacaacaacaacaacaacaacaacaacaacaacaagaagaagaatttCAACAAGATGAAGAATTTTACAGTTCAACctcaaaattaattgtaaattcctctgttattttaattgctatcttcattattagtttattattttaa
- the gtf2e1-1 gene encoding transcription factor IIE: MSSSNNIYHILDDLVKMVIRAFYPDEYAVIIDGLLREKKRIKDEDLALRLRIQQKYVRKILMDLKGDSMVKSSDVKVEAKGPNERGSTHLLWYIDYKHIIDIVKYKLYMFRKKMESVKVQKIDVQTYKCQTCHKVYTALDIPKLLNMDTGALACEICDGELEEELNNESLTQTAKHQSDLFSQLRKIIEQLKKTEGHNIPLFARDLADLSADQGPSYTINTNSSLGMGPKPSAFPVAQGAATSHHIDPTNENIEFHVDILDTDGIEINKAVVKKENKKTGLASLPPWLLPSNSFKNRNVKSNSILNNNQQTQTSTNEQPTAVKEQIKIDQDFYINYIKTHYQEWESAPDSGDADGNGSNSGSGGSTIEGNDGGNGEHQNKKMKLDDSQTVSSMSQSDDDGKDILVRVGDNLIPITKITEHDQELMSNQEYEDYSHALYSYASKNVFDHQYQSLMSN; encoded by the exons ATGTCATCTTCAAACAATATCTATCATATTTTAGATGATCTTGTAAAGATGGTAATTCGTGCTTTTTACCCCGATGAATATGCTGTTATTATTGATGGTCTTTTAAGAGAAAAGAAACG tattaaagATGAAGATTTAGCATTAAGACTTCGTATTCAACAAAAATATGTAAGAAAGATATTAATGGATCTTAAAGGTGATTCAATGGTAAAGAGTTCAGATGTAAAAGTAGAAGCAAAAGGACCAAATGAAAGAGGTAGTACCCATCTACTTTGGTATATAGATTATAAACATATCATTGATAttgtaaaatataaattatacaTGTTTAGAAAGAAGATGGAATCTGTAAAAGTTCAAAAAATTGACGTTCAAACTTATAAATGTCAAACATGTCATAAAGT atATACAGCATTAGATattccaaaattattaaatatggACACTGGTGCATTGGCATGCGAAATTTGCGATGGCGAATTAGAAGaggaattaaataatgaatcattaACACAAACTGCTAAACATCAATCTGATTTGTTTAGTCAATTaagaaaaattattgaacaattaaagaaaactGAAGGTCATAATATACCTTT atTTGCAAGAGATTTAGCAGATTTATCAGCAGATCAAGGTCCATCTTATACAATTAATACCAATTCATCATTAGGTATGGGTCCAAAACCATCTGCATTTCCTGTTGCACAAGGTGCTGCAACTTCTCATCATATAGATccaacaaatgaaaatatagaaTTTCATGTTGATATTTTAGATACTGATGGtatagaaattaataaagcagtagttaaaaaagaaaa taaaaaaaCAGGATTAGCATCACTTCCACCTTGGTTATTGCCAagtaattcatttaaaaatagaaatgtTAAGTCGAATTCAATCTTGAACAATAATCAACAAACTCAAACCTCAACCAACGAACAACCTACTGCTGTTAaagaacaaattaaaattgatcaagatttttatataaattatattaaaactcATTATCAAGAATGGGAGAGTGCTCCTGATAGTGGTGATGCtgatggtaatggtagtaatagtggtagtggtggttcAACCATTGAAGGTAatgatggtggtaatggtgaacatcaaaataaaaaaatgaaattggatGATTCACAAACCGTTTCTTCAATGTCACAATCggatgatgatggtaaagATATTTTAGTTAGAGTCGGTGATAACTTAATACCAATCACCAAAATCACAGAACATGACCAAGAGTTAATGTCTAATCAAGAATATGAAGATTATAGTCATGCACTCTATTCATATGCTTCCAAAAATGTTTTCGATCATCAATATCAAAGTTTAATgtcaaattaa
- the rpc25-1 gene encoding RNA polymerase III subunit produces the protein MFHLITIEDKVRIAPSQFNNEVQTIEDEIEKKYTSKVVLNAGLFVALYDILGTGDSYVHSGDGGAHLMVRFRMVVFKPFKGEVLEGVIKKSSRQSIQISLGFFHEIYLNPIELPNPSNYNQEEGLWYWEWNENQLFFEDGGRVRFKIDQVEFNPEISQPAPSPKNVNTEAMDSYSLREYKEKQIENENLLKQVKSPLILKVSMREAGLGMVSWWTNQSAGDDDENEEDGGENQDDEVAEDDGGEEPTIEEDE, from the exons atgtttcatttaataacGATTGAAGATAAAGTTAGAATAGCACCAAGTCAATTCAATAATGAAGTACAAACAATTgaagatgaaattgaaaagaagTATACAAGTAAAGTTGTATTAAATGCAGGTTTATTTGTAGCATTATATGATATATTAGGAACAGGTGATTCATATGTTCATTCAGGTGACGGAGGTGCTCACCTTATGGTTCGTTTTAGAATGGTTGTATTTAAACCTTTCAAAGGTGAAGTTTTGGAAGGTGTTATAAAAAAGTCTTCAAGacaatcaattcaaatttcTCTTGGTTTCTTTcatgaaatttatttaaatccaatCGAATTACCAAATCCATCAAATta taATCAAGAAGAAGGATTATGGTATTGGGAATGGaatgaaaatcaattgttttttgaaGATGGTGGTAGGGttagatttaaaattgatcaaGTTGAATTTAATCCAGAGATATCACAACCAGCACCATCAccaaaaaatgtaaatacaGAAGCAATGGATTCTTATTCATTGAGagaatataaagaaaaacaaattgaaaatgaaaatctttTGAAACAAGTTAAATCTCCTTTGATCTTAAAAGTGTCAATGAGAGAAGCAGGTTTAGGTATGGTTTCTTGGTGGACAAACCAATCtgctggtgatgatgatgaaaatgaagaggATGGTGGAGAAAATCAAGATGATGAAGTAGCTGAAGATGATGGTGGGGAAGAACCTACAATAGAAGAAGAcgaatag
- the nit1-1 gene encoding nitrilase 1: protein MIRNSKILMNKLKRIGLGQITSTNNKEDNFRKCKEMIEKAVENKVNLFCLPECFAFISGGIHQFESRDNAEYLDQKGGIIERYKDLAKQNNIWLSLGGFHEKILDDPNDMIYNTHLIIDSNGVIVCEYRKMHLFDVDIPSKGVKMNESKVVKGGNDLVVCDSPVGKLGLSICYDLRFPELYLSLRRMDAQILLVPSAFMKSTGEAHWKPLLQARAIENQTYVIAAAQTGDHHSKRSSYGHSMIIDPWGKVLHDLPDNLNDIAFVDIDLDYISTCRENIPVFNHKKLNNYKI, encoded by the coding sequence atgattagaaattcaaaaatattaatgaataaattaaaaaggaTTGGATTAGGTCAAATTACAAGTACCAATAATAAAGAGgataattttagaaaatgtAAAGAAATGATAGAGAAAGCTGTTGAAAATAAAgtgaatttattttgtttaccAGAATGTTTTGCATTTATAAGTGGTGGAATTCATCAATTTGAATCAAGAGATAATGCAGAGTATTTAGATCAAAAAGGAGGAATCATTGAAAGATATAAAGATTTAGCAAAgcaaaataatatttggtTATCATTAGGTGGATTTCATGAAAAGATATTGGATGATCCAAATGATATGATCTACAATACTCATTTAATCATTGATTCAAATGGTGTAATAGTTTGCGAGTATAGAAAGATGCATTTATTTGATGTCGATATTCCATCAAAGGGTGTTAAAATGAATGAAAGTAAAGTTGTTAAAGGTGGTAATGATTTAGTGGTTTGTGATTCACCAGTTGGTAAACTTGGTTTATCAATTTGTTATGATTTACGTTTTCCAGAACTTTATCTAAGTCTAAGAAGAATGGATGCTCAAATTCTATTGGTACCAAGTGCATTTATGAAGAGTACTGGTGAAGCACATTGGAAACCATTACTTCAAGCAAGagcaattgaaaatcaaactTATGTCATCGCTGCTGCTCAAACTGGTGATCATCATTCTAAAAGATCTTCCTATGGCCATTCAATGATCATTGATCCTTGGGGTAAGGTCTTACATGATTTACCTGATAACCTAAATGATATCGCTTTTGTTGATATAGATCTCGATTACATTTCAACTTGTAGAGAAAACATACCTGTATTTaatcataaaaaattaaataattataaaatataa
- the abpE-1 gene encoding actin binding protein E — protein sequence MASLDISDPDITKYIKLVQDGNPANRWIVFSYVPKSNNKIKFCDSGSGDLKELREELDDSSIRFAYIRFVINNMPKFVYIPWCGDGVNGPIKGAFSGHAIEFSKSFKPIHHQVNARSEEDIDEKAITAALNKATGASYDSGSKVQGATKGTFIPQSVSQGREAATKSNAEVKNVINKNDYNKIQESAEYWKQNQANKSEPAKPTRPEYNLSTERDDYWKQQQAEKQKQQQQQQQQQASRVNAPPPSRTVGNKFQEQVSKPTETAPPQPRPAPSKGSVLNRFPAATQQQQEPPAPSRPAAPVPSRVNKPAAPVQPVYQEPVHEEPQYEEPQYEEEQQQQYEEQPTEEQQYYQEEPQQQYEEQPTEEQQYYQEEQQQYEEQPTEEQQYYQEEQQQYEQPTEDQQYYQEEQQQYEQPAEEQYDQSGYLQAKALYDYNGENDGDLSFREGDIITILDQSDPDGWWQGSLPTGEQGFFPSNFVQQL from the exons ATGGCATCATTAGATATTAGTGATCCAGATATtacaaaatatattaaattagttCAAGATGGTAATCCAGCAAATCGTTGGATTGTTTTTTCATATgtaccaaaatcaaataacaaaattaaattttgtgaTAGTGGATCAGGTGATTTGAAAGAGTTGAGAGAGGAATTAGATGATTCAAGTATTCGTTTTGCTTATATTCgttttgttattaataatatgcCAAAGTTTGTATACATTCCATGGTGTGGTGATGGTGTAAACGGACCAATCAAAGGCGCTTTCAGTGGACACGCAATcgaattttcaaaatctttcAAACCAATTCATCATCAAGTTAACGCTCGTTCAGAGGAAGATATCGACGAGAAAGCAATCACCGCTGCATTGAACAAAGCAACTGGTGCCTCATACGATAGTGGTTCAAAGGTACAAGGTGCTACCAAAGGTACCTTCATTCCACAATCGGTTAGTCAAGGTAGAGAAGCTGCAACCAAATCAAATGCTGAGGTTAAAAATGTCATCAACAAAAACGATTATAACAAAATTCAAGAATCTGCAGAATATTGGAAACAAAATCAAGCAAATAAATCTGAACCAGCCAAACCAACTCGTCCAGAATATAATTTATCCACCGAAAGAGATGACTATtggaaacaacaacaagcagagaaacaaaaacaacaacaacaacaacagcaacaacaagcaTCAAGAGTTAATGCTCCACCACCATCTCGTACTGTTGGTAATAAATTCCAAGAACAAGTTTCAAAACCAACTGAAACTGCTCCACCACAACCAAGACCTGCTCCTTCAAAAGGAAGTGTTTTAAATCGTTTCCCAGCTGcaactcaacaacaacaagaaccaCCAGCTCCATCACGTCCAGCTGCTCCAGTACCATCACGTGTAAATAAACCAGCTGCACCAGTCCAACCAGTTTATCAAGAACCAGTTCATGAAGAACCACAATATGAAGAACCACAATATgaagaagaacaacaacaacaatatgaaGAGCAACCAACTGAAGAACAACAATATTATCAAGAagaaccacaacaacaatacgAAGAACAACCAACTGAAGAACAACAATATTATcaagaagaacaacaacaatatgaaGAACAACCAACCGAAGAACAACAATATTATCAAGAAGAGCAACAACAATACGAACAACCAACTGAAGATCAACAATATTATcaagaagaacaacaacaatatgaaCAGCCAGCTGAAGAGCAATACGATCAAAGTGGTTATCTTCAAGCTAAAGCACTTTACGATTATAATGGTGAAAATGATGGTGATCTTTCTTTCAGAGAAGGTGATATCATTACAATTTTAGATCAAAGTGATCCAGATGGTTGGTGGCAA gGATCTTTACCAACAGGTGAACAAGGTTTCTTCCCATCTAATTTCGTACAACAATTGTAA
- the hpdl-1 gene encoding 4-hydroxyphenylpyruvate dioxygenase-like protein, translating to MKNEKLKVDNHIHNNIQFIDCLEFWVSNAKSFIKSFLQPMNFEVIGTRFNDERSRIQYLLLNNVISRSNLQNQFQIENNSYIKPIQGNQFIKVTSSISPNDLDFHSKIQKHGDFIQNISFYCNDINLAYNKSINNGAKSVQLPMKEYFKNCKDIVETAIIESPFKDLQHTFINRNITSFDDNNNNNYDNNKEIFGNPLFLYPEFQEIKDKELFKIEKEDSSSINGCTGSLDHIATCIKNGEMNYFVEWYRKCLGFKLLSDKDSVATDESENFENELILDKNFYVITKSDFKYTKKENIGLKMAVLSNQPLNTSFHKTPPIQFVISEAIQGGEGQIEQFIHYFGGEGVQHLAFNSNNIFKAVEIAKSQKLEFVYIPQSYYSKLDERLKHLFPNSIPKILKENLMKFGILIDSDAITNTNENNSNNNNNNDSQNNTEINQNIGYIKQIFTKYINDRPTMFFELIERSNALGFGKGNIIALFESLEKESSGSQLKSD from the exons atgaaaaatgaaaaattaaaagtagaTAATCATATTCATAATAACATTCAATTTATTGATTGTTTAGAATTTTGGGTATCAAATGcaaaatcatttataaaatcattcCTCCAACCAATGAACTTTGAAGTGATTGGAACGAGATTCAATGATGAACGTTCAAGAattcaatatcttttattaaataatgtaaTATCAAGATCTAATCtacaaaatcaatttcaaattgaaaataattcataTATAAAACCAATACAAGGTAATCAATTTATCAAAGTTACAAGTTCAATATCACCAAATGATTTAGATTTTCAttcaaaaattcaaaaacatggtgattttattcaaaatattagtttttattgt aatgatataaatttagcatataataaatcaattaataatggtgCAAAATCTGTTCAATTACCAATGaaagaatattttaaaaattgtaaagaTATTGTTGAAACTGCAATAATTGAATCACCATTCAAAGATTTACAACATAcatttataaatagaaatataacaagttttgatgataataacaataataattatgataataataaagaaatatttggaaatccattatttttatatccaGAATTTCAAGAgataaaagataaagaattatttaaaattgaaaaagaagattCATCAAGCATTAATGGTTGTACTGGATCATTGGATCATATTGCTACATGTATAAAGAATGGTGAAATGAATTATTTCGTTGAATGGTATCGTAAATGTTTaggttttaaattattatcagatAAAGATAGTGTTGCAACAGATGAGAgtgaaaattttgaaaatgaattaatattgGATAAAAACTTTTATGTAATTACTAAATCTGATTTTAAGTATACAAAAAAGGAGAATATTGGTTTAAAGATGGCAGTACTATCAAATCAACCTTTAAATACATCATTTCATAAAACACCACCTattcaatttgtaatttcTGAAGCAATTCAAGGTGGTGAAGGTCAAATTGAAcaatttattcattatttcGGTGGTGAAGGTGTTCAACATTTAGCTttcaattcaaataatatctttaagGCTGTTGAAATTGCTAAATCTCAAAAATTGGAATTCGTCTATATACCTCAATcttattattcaaaattgGATGAACGTTTAAAACATCTATTTCCAAATTCAAttccaaaaattttaaaagaaaatttaatgaaatttggaattttaattgattctgatgcaattacaaatacaaatgaaaataatagtaataataataataataatgattctcAAAATAATACtgaaattaatcaaaatattgGTTATATTAAACaa atttttacaaaatatataaatgatAGACCAACAatgttttttgaattaattgaaagatCAAATGCGTTGGGTTTTGGAAAAGGAAATATTATTGCGTTATTTGAATCTTTGGAAAAAGAAAGTAGTGGTTCTCAATTAAAAAGTgattaa
- a CDS encoding hypothetical protein (Similar to Escherichia coli CFT073. glycerol dehydrogenase (EC 1.1.1.6)), with amino-acid sequence MNTIYKTLCSPKKFIIGKNLLNDPSKFIKDFGNKCFIVCDERLIDQVNQKTVKSLEKENIISHVEKFKIECTKNEVERMCSIKKSKGSNVILGIGGGKTIDTAKAMAFYEKCPVVIFPTAASTDAPCTSLAVLYKDNGEFDQYLYIPNNPDVVLVDPVVMVTAPPRLFSSGVGDALATYFEARQCFQSFGNNLTNTKPSLIGYNLSKLCYKIISENIEKAMDSLNCKSNSISFENILEATIYLSGIGAESGGLAAAHAISNGLSSIEQLHSSQHGEKVAFGLLAQLILEDAPTGEIENVIRIMKIAKLPMTLEDLGYKNWNDEDIKKVASISNLPSDTMSNMLRNFENDDIFNSIVAANEMGKRYKKISIENLKPNYPI; translated from the exons atgaatacaatttataaaactctttg CTCaccaaaaaaatttataattggaaagaatttattaaatgatccttcaaaatttattaaagattttggaaataaatgttttattgTTTGTGATGAGAGATTAATTGATCAAGTAAATCAAAAAACTGTAAAGTCTTTAGAAAAAGAGAATATTATATCTCAcgttgaaaaatttaaaattgaatgtaCAAAAAATGAAGTTGAAAGAATgtgttcaattaaaaaatctaaaggttcaaatgtaattttaggaattggtggtggtaaaacAATTGATACTGCAAaag CAATGGCATTTTATGAAAAATGTCCAGTAGTAATATTTCCAACAGCAGCATCAACTGATGCACCATGTACATCATTAGCAGTTTTATACAAAGATAATGGAGAATTTGATCAATATCTTTATATTCCAAATAATCCAGATGTTGTTTTAGTTGATCCAGTTGTTATGGTTACTGCACCACCAAGATTATTTTCTTCAGGAGTAGGTGATGCACTTGCAACTTATTTTGAAGCAAGACAATGTTTCCAAAGttttggaaataatttaACCAATACAAAACCATCATTGATTGGATATAACCTTTCAAAATTATGCTATAAAATCATAagtgaaaatattgaaaaagcaatggattctttaaattgtaaatcaaattcaatttcatttgaaaatattttagaagcaacaatttatttaagtGGTATTGGGGCAGAGAGTGGAGGACTTGCTGCTGCCCATGCAATTTCCAATGGTCTAAGTTCAATAGAACAATTACATTCCTCTCAACATGGTGAAAAGGTTGCATTTGGTTTATTGGCTCAATTGATTTTAGAAGATGCTCCAACTggagaaattgaaaatgtaattagaataatgaaaattgCAAAACTTCCGATGACATTAGAGGATTTAGGTTATAAAAATTGGAATGatgaagatattaaaaaagtggcttcaatttcaaatttaccatCAGATACAATGTCAAACATGTTAAGAAactttgaaaatgatgatatcTTTAATTCAATTGTGGCTGCAAATGAAATGGgtaaaagatataaaaaaatatcaatagaaaatttaaaaccaaattatccaatttaa